catgatatggccatcatcatcttgtgcctttgatctccatctccaaagcaccgacatgatctccatcatcaccggcttgacaccttgatctccatcgtagcgtcttgttatctcgccaactattgcttctacaactatcgctaccgcatagtgataaaataaagcaattatatggcgattgcatttcatacaataaagcgacaaccataaggctcctaccagttgccgataacttttacaaaacatgatcatctcatacaataacatgtatcacatcatgccttgaccatatcacatcacaacatgccctgcaaaaacaagttagacgtcctctactttgttgttgcaggttttacgtggctgctacgggcttctagcaagaaccgttcttacctagacatcaaaaccacaacgatttttcgtcaagcgtgctgttttaaccttcaacaaggactggccgtagtcaaattcgattcaactaaagttggagaaacagacacctgccagccacctttatgcaaaacaagttgcatgtctgtcggtggaaccggtctcatgaacgtggtcatgtaaggttggtccgggccgcttcatccaacaataccaccgaatcaaaataagacgttggtggcaagcagtatgactattatcgcccacaactctttgtgttctactcgtgcatatcatctacgcatagacctggctcggatgccactgttggggaacgcaacatgcaatttcaaaaagattcctacgatcatgcaagatctatctaggagatgcatagcaacgagagggaaagagtgtgtccatgtaccctcgtagaccaaaagcggaagcattaggttaatgcagttgatgtagtcgaacgtcttcacgatccaaccgatctagtaccgaacgtacgacacctccgagttcagcacacgttcagctcgatgacgtccctcgaactcttgatccagcagagggtcgagggagagtttcgtcagcacgacgacgtggtgacagtgatgttgatgtgatccgcgcagtgcttcgcctaagcactacggcgctatgatcggaggagtaaactgtggaggggggcaccacacacggctaagagaataactgttgtcctttggggtgccccctgcccccatatataaaggaggggaggaggaggccggccaccaaggggcgcgccaagggggggattagcccccccttttttcctttctcatggaggggaaagagggaagggagagggaagaggagaaggaaaggggggcgcgcccctcccctagtccaattcggactccctatggaggggggcgcggccaccccttgtgggctgcctcccctctcccctatcgcccatgaaggcccattacatccccggggggttccggtaacccctcggttctccgataaatatccgaaacatcccgaaaccattccagtgtccgaataccttcgtccaatatatcaatctttacctctcgaccatttcaagactcctcgtcatctccgtgatatcatccgggactccgaacaatcttcggtcaccaaaacacataactcataatacaaatcgtcatcgaacgttaagcgcgcggaccctacaggttcgagaactatgtagacatgatcgagacacatctccgatcaataaccaatagcagaacctggatgttcatattggttcctacatattctacgaagatctttattggtcaaaccgcaataacaacataccttattctctttgtcatcggtatgttacttgcccgagattcgatcgtcggtatcctcatacctagttcaatctcgttaccggcaagtctctttactcgttccgtaatgcatcatcccataactaactcattagtcacattgtttgcaaggcttataatgatgtgcattaccgagagggcccagagatacctctccgatactcggagtgacaaatcctaagcttgatctatgccaacccaacaaacaccttcggagacacctgtagagcatctttataatcacccatttacgttgtgacgtttgatagcacacaaggtgttcctccggtattcgggagttgcataatctcatagtcagaggaatatgtataagtcatgaaaaaaacaatagcaataaaattaacgatcattatgctaagctaacggatgggtcttgtccatcacatcattctcctaatgatgtgatcccgttcatcaaatgacaacacatgtctatggtcaggaaacttaaccatctttggttaacgagctagtatagtagaggcatactagggacactttgttttgtctatgtattcacacatgtatcaagtttctggttaatacaattctagcatgaataataaacatttatcatgatataaggaaatataaataacaactttttgattcctctagggcatatttccttcaatcaaGTCAGCTACAACCCCAAATGGCCAAAGAGCTATATAACTTACGCCACTCTCGTGCTAGAAATGTAGTAGAGAGAACTTTTGGGTTGTGGAAGAAGAAGTGGTCTATACTTCGCACTCAAAGTTTCTTTGATATAAAGGACCAGGTACATGTGTCCATTGGGTTTTCAATAAGATGCCTAACGGAGTGAGAAATCGTTAATGCTTACTTAAAGAAAACATTCTTGCATATTCAAATCATTAATGCTTGTTGTGTGTTACACAACTTTGCAAGGGATAGGCAACATATGATGGACAACTTATTGCTGTAGGAAGTGGATAATGAACTAGCTTCTCAGCCAATAGAGGCTGATGATGCTAACTCAATTAGAAGTGTTCAATTCACTAATGCTGGACCAACTTCAGGAACCAACTATCTGATGACATGTTTGCTGAATATGTTGTGGCGCATGCAAATTTACAGCAGCGAACAGGTGATGCTATCTTGTGCATGCTTGGAGACATGAAAGGTTCTTTCCAAGATGCTTTGAAATCACTTGAGCCTCTAGAACTGCCCAAGGTTACTCCTCCTCTTGAAATCCTTGCTTCCCTTGAAAAGATCCCAGACTTGGCTCGTTCATACATGTTGTGAGCATATGGTAAACTCATCCTTAGTGAACGCTTATTTCAAGCGCTTATGGAGTTGCCCATGGAGTTTAGGAAGGAATGGTTGTTGATACTCAATGAGAAGAACAACGTTTGAGTAGTTTCAAGTGCTTAGGTGTTGTTTCTTTGTTCCATGTAATAGCTATGAACTTGCTGGACCAATTACTATGTTATTGCTACATGTATGAGACCTGGATTTCCTACATTATGTGTTGTCGTTGGCTAAGTGCTGCTGATTTATAAGTGTTGCTGATGTATAAGTGCTGTTCTTATTGTATTTGTGGTGTTGTACAAGAGTTTCTGCTGCTGTTGTGTAAGTGCTGCTGCTGTTCTATTAGTGCCGCTGTACAAGTGCTGTTGCTGTTCTTTAagtgctgctgctgctgaataagtgctgctgctgctgaatAAGTGCTGCTGTGTATGTGATGCTGCTGCTATATAAGTCATGTTGATGTATCATTGTTGGTTTTGGGTAAGTGCATCTACTTTATAACAGTATTCTTCATATATAATCATTCAAATATATATTGCAAATACTTTAGTTTCAAACATTACATCAGAGTTCAATTTTCATCATATGACAGACATTACATCACAGTTCAATTATCATCATATATTCCAATGTAGAGAATGACCATCCAAACAAGCTTCGGAATTGAGCCTGTCATTAGAATTCCAACTGGCAATTCTGTGCGCATCCAAACAGCACAATTTGGGTTCAATGTCAATGTCAAAGTCAAGGAGATTTGATATTGGGGCCAATTCAATTCCATGGCCCTGAATATCAACATCCAAACAAAGTGTTAGTCAATGTGTTACTAATAAATTTATATAGGTATTAAGAAATGCCTTTCTTTGGAATAGAAAAGGAATGCATACTAAACTAAATAATACGTCACATGTTGATGCGAGAATCTTGCTAAAAGAAATGCATGAACCGGTGCTCAAAACAATTAAAAGTAACGCAAAACAAAATATAAGAGTATTCTCAATTTTTATTTAAAAAGTAGAACATATGACACATGTAACAAAATGacgtataagaaaataaaatattTTTATTGAAGTTAACAAAATGATATCTTTTAACAAAAAATGTGAAGAATGAACTTCATTGGTATGCTGTTATGTGGCTGCTAGAAGGAAGGCGCGAGAGGGCCGGCCGGGGGCCTTTTTGCCCATGGCCGGGCAAGAGGGAAGGGAATTCCTTCTTAactcttgcttgattagattgatacatctcctctccttatatatagaggtttacttgactccccAGCAAGGCTTACTTGACCCCTAAGCAAGCGACCCTTATCTCTAATTAACCCTGAGACTAACGGGCTATACCGCCAGCCCAGGCCATTAGGCCCATTACGTACTCTAGCATATGCTCCAAGCAACCAGCACATATATCATCCATGACAGCACAATTGATCAAAAAAACTTAGGGGTGTCATGCATGATTTATTGATGTGTCATTGTTGCATGGATAgattaaaccaaaaaatatatAGCATACGACTAATATGTGTGACTTGCTGATATGGCAAGACTAATTGAATAGGACAATTAGATAATGGGTCGCAACTATTATGAATATATACTAGATGATGCCATGCGTGTTGCCGGGGGAACTGTGTTAAAAAAAGCATAAATAGGTATTTAAAACAACTAAAACTTATGAAAAGTAAATGTCAGAGCATTCTCCTTTTATGTTTTAGAAACAATGAAACCTATGAAGTATGTGATGAAATGATGGGTGTGAAGAGAAAAAACGGATTGAACTTAACACAATGCAATCATTAACAAGAATGTGCAACATGAGCTTTATATTTTTGCTCCAAGCGTCCAACACATATACCGTTCATGACCATacaaaaatcatcataaatttttAACTTGCCAATGTCATGCATGAATTGAGTCTCCTGGTAAAATACATGCATGACTTGATGAGGTGGGATGGTTTACATGGATATATTAATGCAAATTGTAAGTTATGAGTACATGCATGACTTGAGGATGTAAAAAAAAAAATCGATTCAACGGCTATCGATAATTGAGATGATGTGGAAGCACACATGTGGAGGGAAATCTAGTAAGTATATCAAAAGCCAATTGTGTATTACACTCGATTGATTTTTATTACGATTTGCTAATTCTCATCTACTCccttcgtttctaaatataagtcattttagagattttcaatatggactacatacggatgtatatagacatactttgaagtgtagattcactcattttgctccgtatatagtcTATATTGggatctctacaaagacttatatttatgaacggagggagtagataagAAATAACAAAGTCCCATCTAACTCCCACACATCATTTGAGTAATCAAACaaaatgaaaataataataaacCAGCACGAATCTTCATGAAAATGTTAGATGTGACTTGGTTAAGTCTCACCTAGATGAGCACTAGACACACCTCGTGCTTGCATGATGAGTTGATCCCTAATCGTGCGGGTATATGCTTAACACAAAGGAGACAAATTGAGAAACCCAAagtttctttccaaagctcctgtGAACGAGCCGATTAGAAATGTCGCAGAAAAGGTTCAGGACATAACGCGCACACACCACGCAAACCACCCAAACTTGCTTTACATGTAGTACACGTAAACATGTACACAGACATGTACACAAATGGTGAAAGAAACACAACCAATCAAACAGACATGTACACAGACCCATCGGCCGGCGTCGGCGGCCGGTGGCCACCCGAAAAGAGGGCTACCGAGCTACTGATACCGCGTGGCGATGCGCAGCATGACGGTGGCCGCGACGGTGACCCCGTAGAAGACGATGAAGAGGCCGGTGACGTTGATGAGCCTGGCCTCGGTACCGGGCGTGGCGCTGGCGCTCTTCTGGACGAGCCCCGTCTGCGCGGCGCACACGGCCAGGAGGAAGATGACGAGCCCGCCGGCGACGtgcacgggcgcggcggcggcgcgcgtgtGCTCGTGCGTGCCGGGCATCCAGAAGACGGCGAAGCCGATGAGCCACTGCAGCGCGAAGAGGGAGATGGCGCCGATGCCGATCCAGGAGTGGAGGCTGACCAGGTCCGGCACCACGGCCACGTTGTGGAACTTGAAGGCCGCGTAGATGCCGAAGACGCCGAGGATGAAGGCCACCAGGTGCACCAGCATGTGCACCATCTTCTGCGCCCGGTGGTTCATCGGGATCGTCGTGTACACCAGTATGGCTGCACAAATGGAGTGAGATTTTAGTTACCACGGCACTTGTTAATTTCACGTGTGAATATGCCAATCATATGCCAGTTGCAAGAAGGATGAAATTGGCAGGAAAACGTAGCGATCCACGGTGGTCATTATCGGCATCATCCGAGGTGACCTTTGGCATGGACGCCCACCCAGCACACCGATTGGCACTTCAGGACGAGCCTGGTCCAGTGCTTTTGCGGCCACCAAACACATACAAAGCCCTGCTACGTACCGATCTGGTCTAAAATGTAGTGTGGTGACACACTGACACCTTGTCTTCTTTCGCAATGGAATTTCGGCCCATgtcaacaacagcagcaacaTCAACGACATCTACTACCACCACACCTTCAGGTGCTTTTGGCAATCAATAATGATTGTGTTGCTATCCCGCAAAAAAAATTTGATTCTGTTGCGAGGTTTTGCTAAACTGTATACTCATATATCTATCTATCTACCCTAAACCTTAGTTAAGATTCCCACAAAAAGGTAAAGCTTGGTTAAGGTCACTGTGTTTGGGAGTTGGTAAGACGACATTGATAATTCAGGGTAGTGTCCAATGGACGGACGTACCTTCACCGATGAGAAGGATGAACCCCCAGGTCATCACAAAGGGATGGACCTGCATGCAACACAGAAAGGAGAGATAAGAACTGTTTCTGTAACGTAAACAAAATGAAAACAGAGAGATCGAGGAGCTGTGCGTGTGCATTAATATAACCGGAACGTACGTTGAAGATCTGCTCGGGGTCGTCGGACTGTATGTTGATGCCGCCGCGGAAGCGCAGGAGCCAGACGAGCATGAGCACGGCGGTGGTGAGGAAGAGCAGGTGCGCGAACATGGCCACGCGCGACGCCACCACGGAGTGCCGGTGATGGCCGCCGATGATCCCGCCGATCGCCATTCCCGcgcctagctagctagctacttcCCACCTTAGCTTGGCTCTGATCGCCGGCGAGACAGGGG
This genomic window from Aegilops tauschii subsp. strangulata cultivar AL8/78 chromosome 4, Aet v6.0, whole genome shotgun sequence contains:
- the LOC109748026 gene encoding probable ascorbate-specific transmembrane electron transporter 2, with the translated sequence MAIGGIIGGHHRHSVVASRVAMFAHLLFLTTAVLMLVWLLRFRGGINIQSDDPEQIFNVHPFVMTWGFILLIGEAILVYTTIPMNHRAQKMVHMLVHLVAFILGVFGIYAAFKFHNVAVVPDLVSLHSWIGIGAISLFALQWLIGFAVFWMPGTHEHTRAAAAPVHVAGGLVIFLLAVCAAQTGLVQKSASATPGTEARLINVTGLFIVFYGVTVAATVMLRIATRYQ